The sequence below is a genomic window from Uranotaenia lowii strain MFRU-FL chromosome 2, ASM2978415v1, whole genome shotgun sequence.
CACTTCGTTCGACACATCCAGGCTAACACTTTGCTAGATTATAATGCTTGTCAAACGAACAGGTgatttttcatcgttttaatttttttttttttggcttatcTTGGTAGGCTGTGCTCGAGAGTGACaggggtgtttttttaaatgctggAAAATTGAGCTTTTCCCaaatataaatatttccaaaaaaactgctacaaAACCGGGCCCTGAAGACTGATCacaacccgagcagacttttatggcaaaattatagcaaattttgctatcacgccctgagagttgaatttgctctcattatgcttgacataaggtggtacacagcaaaaatgagagcacaaattttcatacttggtaaGCAAAGTGATACCTAATTACACCTCGTTTTCCGAGAGCTTGGACAGCACAACCATGCCAATATAAGGCATcacaaaatttctaataaaagcaaaatttgacctaattttgctttcaaaaatttaaaaaaatgaggtgTAATAAAGGTCtcagtttcagcaaaattttgcataaCGTTGCTAACCAAGCACAAAAATTGTGCTcttatttttgctgtgtaccaccttatgtcaagtaaaataagagaaaatttCACTTTCCAGGCGTGATAGCTATAATTAActtgtttaaagttttataaaaaaaataggcctATAAATTACCCGAGCAAACTTTTACTTTGTTATGAACTTTGTAATGTCCATATATGCATATAGCCTTCAATATTCATAACATACGTAAAGGCGATTTCCACAATGTACAGTAATGTACCTACTATGTTGAACTTTGGGTAATGAAAATCGCCTTCACTTATGCAATCATAGGTGGTATGTCTTGTTCatattatatgaaaatttacgCCTTATTGTAGacgaaaaaacacttttcccTCATTCGATTGTTATCACCATATGCGTTTGAAATTGGTTTTAAAGAAGATACATACAGTGACACAAAATTGACCGTACCCAGTCGCACTATCACAGAACTCCTAACCTTGCACTTCTAGAACTTATTACTGCAATGATATTTTTGGTTTAAACTTTCTATTATagatattatattttattacagAGATAGTATAACTATCTCACTATTAACTGACGAGGTTTGACGTTTCTTGAATGTGTTGCTCTATCTACTATTAAaattaggagaaaaaaaattattggagaaaaaaatttatggaagtAAAACGTTTGGAAACCTGTGTGTGTGAGTGCACCTGGGTACGAGATTTACTGCATGAACCtacttttaaaacaaattttgaacgcATTGTGTGATAACACACGAATCaagaaaaagtgtttttctaTGAACAATCATTCTTTGCAGTAAAAAAGgcgtaattttttatataatatgAACATAATATGCACATGAAGGTTCTAAAAAATCtttggaacattttttctgttttataatGTTTCTCTGTTGTTATAATTGAATTATAACTTACCCAATAACTCCTTACTCTAggtacatttcgtaaaattttcctTGCCCTGGTGGGCATGTTTATATTAAGCTTCCGGATTCATTTTGGCTACCAGGGTGCTCTTGTGTGCCCCGTCCACAGACGATTTGCTTTTATCCGGGGGTCCAACATCAATTTCGATGGTCGTTCGAAGCATTCAATAGTGTCCCTGGTTTGTGAACCATGAATAAGAAGTTCAACCAAACGAAACCGCTCATCGCGTGGTAATCCAGCGATAAGCCTGAAACTTTGAACaagattttattgtaaaatacaAAACTGATCAATAATTAATTCTTTACAGCAGAAAAATAAACCTTACCTGTTACAGATTCCATAATAACTGGAACAACCTGATTATCCCGTAGAAATTGTTCcggaaatattcattttttccaCAATCACCTGAACCAGAACTGCATTTCAGCAAgaacttcaaattaaattttttaacgttgtCGTGTACAAAAGTGTTCCGGGATTGCTGGAGTTGTCTGGTGCTAATCTTTTTGCGGTGTTATGTGTTCCTCTATGAACATACAAGCACACGACGGCAGCTCGACGTCCTTTaacaatttgtttccattttttcagctgcaaacttttaaaaaaatatccggaATTCATTGAACTGATCGGAAcagatttcaaaaaaactttagatGCATGCAGAattttttgtttacctttttacacTCTCAACAGAAATCGCTTAAACTTGTGAAATTGAACTCCTCAAATTTACATATAAATCCGCGTCAGAATTTTccaattacatttattttaaatatttaaacttgaaaacaaaattcttgaTACTTAATCGAAAATATGTTAATGATCATATTTTGACATAGTTGAAACGccttttcttgaaattttaagcACAGCCGTTTGAACTTTGTGTATACCACTGACACTTTTTCGATTAAgtattattaattttgttttcctgtAGAATCTCTATGTCATCAGGTAACCattaagataaattttaaaatatttgtgtaGTTATTCTATGGtagaaaactattttaaaatttactatcACACTAGATTcatatcaatttatttttaaatttaacatgcAAATAACGTTTTTGAGAACACTTGTTTCATATTCACATATTTAAATCATttgacatttaaattttttataagcaCTTTAGTTATCATACTAACgcttaaatatcaaatttttgttgttgttgtaataACAATTTCCTGAACTGCAATTCTAAACATTTTAGAATGACTGagggtaaatttttttcaatattactaAAATTGCGTTTATGGATGAAATATTCAGGCGTTTATTCAGGCAATTAAGCATTAAAAAAGTCTACGCATTACGAAATCGCTAGTATCAGATCCCTTATTCAGATTAGAGTTATAATAATCTGAGTAAGGGTCCATAGCTCATATATGAGTTAGTGCGAATATCTTGAAACTGAGTTAACGATGACTCAAACCTGAATATTCGAGACGAGTTGAACAAGCTAGTActactaaatttggtttaaatttaatATGTACATGTGTACATATAAACTTTTGATtgcgaaaattgataaaataaagatatttcAGGGTAGGCTAAGTAGTAAAATATTATGTTCaatattaaaagtgttttaatctTATCCTATACTTATAGATTTCTATCGTATGCAAACCTGTGGGGGTGTTTTTCGTCGAGGGATCAGTCGAATAAACAATTGAGAACATGTTCAAGGCGTTTTGGAAACGTTATTGTTTAGTTGGTGGTCCTCAaacccgaatacgaaaatattgtaacataacTGTTCCTGttgtagttataaaacgattagaaacagcgtaaaaaaacgtttagaaaatgatatctgaaaccataaaaaacattgcacttatcttgaattccaaaacgacggtctgttgaatatggcgttaagttatgttactgtttaaaactgttaaaacaattgtatggGGAGACTGTTCTAGAAACAGTTtagataaaatctaaaaattgcttACGGAAGCGTATTTTTTGTATCGAACTGTTTTTGTTACAGTTATTCTTAAAATTCCCTTGTAACTGAACTTTTACAGTAATAGTCGCAAAACGATTCGATATGACGTTCTTCCAACGTTATGCGTATCGTATTCTGAATCGTATACGGGAATGGAGCACGCACACACACTTACAAAAGTAAGCTTTATTTTCGggtaaatattacaaaaacgatttttagattttatatacATTTTATTCCCTTTTATTATACACTTTTATCACTTCTATGtactaataataataaacataaTTACCATCAACTCGGTAATCCATCAATCAACACCGGTTAGCGAATGGACGAATGGAGCAGGGATTCTCCTGGAGCGACGGCACCAAGTCCTTTTCGACTGAAGGATTCTAGGTCTCTTTTCCGATACACCATCCGTGTCCACCCGAACGTTGGCGTAGCTGCTGGATCCAGAAGTCTGGATGGTTTCTCCCTCCGTGACTTTTCTCCTCCAGGGAATATGTtgctgaaatataaaaaaaaacctttctcaTATGCGTTaagattaatgtttttgctaaTGAAAATTACCTCTCGGAACATCGCTGGTGTCCGTTTCCCTGTTTGCAGTTGCCGATTGCCGTTCGTCGAACCGGAAAGGGTGCTTCTTGTACGGCGTCCGGGAGTTGTACCACTTCGATCGCgccgaaaatcgaaaatttttcttgCGGTTGTTGACGTTTTGTTTATGTTGTCGGCAGTGATGCCAACTACACTGATTTTATTCATAATTgtagaaatataaaataaaaaatatgagaattaaAAAGAGATATGATGATGCTTTTACAGAATGTTACCATT
It includes:
- the LOC129746803 gene encoding uncharacterized protein LOC129746803, with product MNKISVVGITADNINKTSTTARKIFDFRRDRSGTTPGRRTRSTLSGSTNGNRQLQTGKRTPAMFREQHIPWRRKVTEGETIQTSGSSSYANVRVDTDGVSEKRPRILQSKRTWCRRSRRIPAPFVHSLTGVD